From Motacilla alba alba isolate MOTALB_02 chromosome 20, Motacilla_alba_V1.0_pri, whole genome shotgun sequence, the proteins below share one genomic window:
- the ASXL1 gene encoding polycomb group protein ASXL1, with product MKEMKQRRKKERTWAEAARLVLENYSDAPMTPKQILQVIEAEGLKEMSGTSPLACLNAMLHSNSRGGDGLFYKLPGRISLFTLKKDALQWSRNLSVPEGEELEDTADAESCGSNEASTVSGDNDVSLDETSSNASCSTESQSKGPATRESYRTASQTTKQKKKTGVMLPRVVLTPLKVNGAHMESASGFTGRHADGESSSTSSSSSSSLALCKTSLRSRTEINRDPPQLLRGIRKPTAGQMKRNRGEDIDFETPGSILVNTNLRALINSRTFNALPSHFQQQLLYLLPEVDRQVGADGLMRLSGSALNNEFFTHAAQSWRERLADGEFTHEMQVRIRQEMEKEKRVEQWKEKFFEDYYGQKLGLTQEESQSQNSVQEDAENRTELPVKGEARLARGPTTRQRDGRFRKRSRADLRCRARRSLYRLREPEHTEPPKEPAPVGPDSSLRKEPKPEADLKKDDLTSPSAAGLKAESTELHLSPETSKSNSKSEDPSLAATSRIPSLPQENSAQESKEQKRKSFEEAASASFPEKKPRLEDRQSFRNTIESVHPEKPQPTKEEPKVPPIRIQLSRIKPPWVVKGQPTYQICPRIIPSTEPSGRGRPGARTLADIKARALQARAQREAAAAAIGGGGGPGGGRGTDEGGGGGESSGRSQHRRSKRAHGKRASDLQRAQLQLSVHLSGSGGKADSKGAAQEASVNSCLSSRQERSSSKSERSSIPGCATGSGDAQPGDGSPRRPFCGSLTVSSLDSATPERQEESPEQLLCDPRTELPSCAASQESTKLGCVVPVVTSLSCSGGQGAGVSPTGHRAVVEVRDVGAPAIQLDYPSDVKQNSSSCPFPPELSSGVTERHDPEKVSGFRYNNSQTFLEKCVADNTSKTVTVGAKKAIPAVCDAAQLQAGKGSDGKLSNEEQKAEALLQPSVHGDFISQNRIDTSEKPLQPRERCPRTEPENAHQPLGETQELKRSGDEEIQSTHSETTDTASDWEGDMADENVEVEMCFRSVSCREVAGKGFSCHSSSEKRNGIRSKLSVETESPACSGDLVAPPPQRWGPQKAERPASSARPVSSIETNNPLVMQLLKGKLPLEEVLPVSHVNIKLEIAQPVLQKQSESLSLQLDRGSGHYFGKESSPDVGVKMSAQSRSDDVCSVRSSIDPQEKTCGSGATMPRAEGAEDQAVPEKHSKVGSSLSCQDQLANVASASLKSEDADPRERTFSSCSFEEQKELPKVHRMPQHNLSASVTASQSPEKLNASTEPQFLSPGVTSLGPNQRGGALVNKNYSGVQGKKLFGSGFPSSPSVRLHHSRALEHSSAMETLSPGKQIPLDKGCALGEGIPAAREEWTSKQRSSTPGGIRSEKVLVCGSPAKSNAENRGDVAQQPTELAGHTEREPLVMDWPFFKFSRDPGKGQCHPLEPSSIPSQLNIKQAFYGKLSKLQLNSTSFNYSSNTPAFPRGLAGSVVQLTHKANFAASRNTALAVQMFADSSSVDEISFQCSCSLKAMIMCKGCGAFCHDDCIGPSKLCVLCLVVR from the exons atgaaggagatgaagcagaggaggaagaaggagcgCACGTGGGCCGAGGCCGCCCGCCTG GTGCTGGAAAATTACTCAGATGCTCCTATGACCCCCAAACAGATTCTGCAGGTCATAGAGGCTGAAGGTCTAAAGGAAATGAG tGGCACATCTCCCCTGGCCTGCCTCAACGCCATGCTCCACTCCAATTCCCGGGGAGGGGATGGGCTCTTCTACAAACTGCCTGGACGCATCAGCCTTTTCACACTCAAG AAAGATGCCTTGCAGTGGTCCCGGAACCTGTCAGTGCCAGaaggggaggagctggaggacaCAGCAGATGCAGAAAGCTGTGGGTCCAACGAAGCCAGCACTGTGAGTGGTGACAATGATG TGTCTCTTGATGAAACTTCTTCTAACGCCTCGTGTTCCACTGAATCTCAGAGCAAAGGACCTGCTACCAGGGAGAGCTACAGAACCGCTTCCCAG ACaaccaaacagaagaaaaagacgGGTGTGATGCTGCCACGGGTGGTGTTAACCCCGCTGAAAGTAAATGGGGCACACATGGAGTCTGCCTCGG GCTTCACAGGGAGGCACGCTgatggggagagcagcagcacatccagcagcagcagcagctccttggccCTGTGCAAAACCAGCCTGCGCAGTAGGACAGAGATAAACAGGGATCCTCCACAGCTGCTGAGGGGCATCCGAAAGCCCACGGCTG GGCAAATGAAACGGAACAGGGGTGAGGATATTGACTTTGAAACCCCGGGCTCCATCCTTGTCAACACAAACCTGCGAGCGCTGATCAACTCCAGGACCTTTAACGCGCTTCCATcacacttccagcagcagctgctttacCTCCTGCCTGAAGTCGACAGACAG GTGGGGGCTGACGGGCTGATGCGCCTCAGTGGCAGCGCTCTGAACAACGAGTTCTTCACCCAcgctgcacagagctggagggagcGGCTCGCTGACG GTGAATTCACCCACGAGATGCAAGTTCGGATCCGGcaggagatggagaaggaaaagagagtgGAGCAATGGAAAGAGAAGTTCTTCGAGGACTACTATGGGCAAAA GTTGGGCTTGACCCAGGAAGAATCCCAGTCTCAGAATTCAGTGCAGGAGGACGCTGAGAacaggacagagctgcctgtTAAAGGAGAAGCGAGGCTGGCACGCGGGCCCACCACGCGCCAGAGGGACGGGCGCTTCCGGAAACGCTCCCGGGCCGACCTGCGGTGCCGGGCCAGGAGGAGCCTCTACAGACTGCGGGAACCCGAGCACACGGAGCCTCCCAAAGAGCCTGCTCCCGTGGGGCCAGATTCCTCGCTTCGTAAAGAGCCAAAGCCTGAGGCAGACCTGAAGAAAGATGATCTGACCAGCCCCTCGGCTGCGGGATTGAAGGCAGAGAGTACCGAACTGCACCTCTCTCCAGAGACTTCCAAATCGAACAGCAAATCAGAAGATCCATCGTTGGCAGCTACCAGCAGAATTCCCAGTTTGCCCCAGGAGAACTCTGCTCAGGAGTCCAaggagcagaagaggaaaagctttGAGGAGGCTGCCTCTGCGTCCTTCCCCGAAAAGAAGCCCCGGCTTGAAGATCGTCAGTCCTTTCGTAACACAATTGAAAGTGTTCACCCAGAAAAGCCACAGCCTACTAAAGAGGAGCCCAAAGTCCCACCCATCCGG aTTCAACTTTCACGTATTAAACCACCCTGGGTGGTTAAAGGTCAGCCCACTTACCAGATCTGCCCCCGGATCATCCCCAGCACGGAGCCCTccggccggggccgccccggcgCCCGGACCCTCGCAGACATTAAGGCCCGTGCTCTGCAAGCCCGAGCCCAGCGCgaagccgccgccgccgccatcggAGGAGGGGGTGGCCCTGGTGGGGGGAGAGGCACCGATGAAGGAGGCGGTGGAGGAGAATCCAGCGGCcgttcccagcacaggagatCCAAGAGAGCTCATGGAAAACGCGCGTCAGATCTACAGCGAGCACAACTACAGCTGTCTGTTCATCTGAGTGGGAGCGGAGGGAAGGCTGACTCCAAAGGGGCTGCTCAGGAAGCCAGTGTGAATTCCTGCCTCTCTTCCAGACAAGAGCGCTCTTCCTCAAAAAGTGAAAGGAGCAGCATTCCGGGCTGTGCCACAGGGTCAGGGGACGCTCAGCCTGGTGATGGGTCACCCAGGAGACCGTTCTGTGGTTCTCTGACTGTGTCATCCTTGGACAGTGCAACTCctgagaggcaggaggagagtccggagcagctcctctgtgacCCAAGGACCGAGCTCCCATCTTGTGCTGCATCACAGGAGAGCACAAAGCTAGGATGTGTGGTTCCTGTGGTGACCAGTCTGTCGTGTTCTggggggcagggagctggggtcAGTCCCACGGGACACAGGGCTGTGGTAGAAGTCAGAGATGTTGGTGCTCCTGCTATACAGCTGGATTATCCTTCTGATGTAAAGCAAAATTCCTCCAGTTGTCCTTTTCCGCCAGAATTGTCATCGGGTGTCACAGAACGCCATGATCCAGAGAAGGTGTCTGGTTTTAGATATAACAACTCCCAAACATTTCTGGAAAAATGTGTTGCTGATAATACCTCCAAAACGGTGACTGTTGGAGCGAAGAAAGCGATCCCTGCAGTGTGTgatgctgcacagctgcaggcagggaaaggcagtgaTGGCAAACTGAGTAATGAGGAACAAAAGGCAGAGGCTCTACTGCAGCCCTCTGTGCATGGTGACTTTATTTCTCAGAATAGGATAGATACCTCTGAAAAACCCCTGCAGCCAAGGGAGAGGTGCCCCAGAACCGAACCAGAAAATGCACATCAGCCACTGGGAGAGACTCAGGAGTTGAAGAGAAGTGGAGATGAAGAAATACAGAGTACACACAGTGAAACAACAGACACTGCTTCCGATTGGGAAGGGGACATGGCTGATGAGAATGTGGAGGTGGAGATGTGTTTCAGAAGTGTCAGCTGTAGGGAGGTGGCTGGGAAAGGCTTttcctgtcacagcagcagtgagaagcGCAATGGGATTAGGTCAAAATTGTCTGTGGAGACAGAGAGTCCGGCCTGTTCTGGGGACTTGGTTGCACCCCCACCTCAGAGGTGGGGACCCCAGAAAGCCGAGCGTCCGGCCAGCTCTGCTCGGCCCGTGTCCTCCATTGAGACCAACAACCCTTTGGTGATGCAGTTGCTGAAGGGGAAGCTTCCGCTGGAAGAAGTTCTCCCAGTGTCTCACGTCAACATCAAGCTGGAGAttgcacagccagtgctgcagaagCAGTCAGAAAgcctctctctgcagctggacagaggCAGCGGTCACTATTTTGGCAAAGAATCTTCTCCAGATGTAGGAGTAAAGATGAGTGCCCAAAGCAGGAGCGATGATGTTTGCTCAGTGAGATCTTCCATAGACCCCCAGGAAAAAACCTGTGGATCAGGAGCAACAATGCCCAGAGCAGAAGGTGCAGAGGATCAGGCTGTCCCAGAAAAACATTCCAAAGTTGGTTCGAGTTTAAGCTGCCAAGACCAACTGGCAAACGTGGCTAGTGCCTCTCTGAAGTCGGAAGATGCGGACCCTCgggaaagaacattttcttcctgtagcTTTGAGGAGCAGAAGGAGTTGCCCAAGGTCCACCGAATGCCACAGCACAACCTGTCAGCAAGTGTCACAGCAAGTCAaagcccagagaagctgaatgCCTCTACAGAGCCTCAGTTTTTATCTCCAGGTGTAACTTCTCTTGGACCAAATCAGAGAGGAGGTGCATTGGTcaataaaaattacagtggGGTTCAAGGCAAAAAGCTCTTTGGTTCTGGTTTTCCTTCCAGCCCCAGCGTGAGGCTGCATCACTCCAGGGCTTTGGAACACAGTTCAGCCATGGAAACCTTGTCCCCTGGCAAACAGATTCCCTTGGACAAGGGCTGTGCATTGGGAGAAGGaatcccagctgccagggaggaatGGACTTCAAAGCAGCGCAGCAGCACCCCGGGAGGGATCAGAAGTGAGAAGGTGCTGGTGTGTGGCAGCCCAGCCAAGAGTAATGCGGAGAACCGGGGGGATGTGGCCCAGCAGCCCACGGAACTGGCTGGGCACACAGAGAGAGAGCCACTGGTCATGGACTGGCCTTTCTTTAAGTTTTCAAGGGATCCAGGGAAAGGGCAGTGTCACCCTTTGGAGCCTTCATCCATCCCCTCTCAGCTCAATATCAAGCAAGCGTTTTATGGGAAGCTTTCAAAGCTGCAGCTTAATTCCACCAGCTTTAATTATTCATCCAACACTCCGGCTTTCCCCCGAGGCCTTGCTGGGAGCGTGGTGCAGCTCACCCACAAAGCGAACTTTGCTGCGAGCCGGAACACGGCCCTGGCTGTGCAGATgtttgctgacagcagcagcgTCGACGAGATCTCTTTCCAGTGCTCGTGCAGCCTCAAAGCCATGATCATGTGCAAAGGCTGCGGCGCCTTCTGCCACGACGACTGTATAGGACCCTCTAAGCTCTGTGTATTGTGCCTTGTGGTGAGATAA